The following DNA comes from Geobacter sp..
AGAGAGCAGATCGTGCGCGAGATCGAACGGACCTCCAAGACGCACTATTCCTACACCATGGCGACGCCGATGATCGGGGAAAAGCCGACGTTTCTGATACGGAAATGGACCGAGGAGGAGAGAGAGGATTATGAACAGGATCATAACGATTGACCCGGTTACCCGTATCGAGGGGCATGCCCGCGTCTTTTTGAAGATCGGCAACGATGGCGGGCTGGAATCGGCAGGGCTGGTGGTGAACGAGCTGCGAGGGTTCGAGCGGATCCTGACCGGGATGGATGCGGACCGGATGCCACTGATTACCGCCCGTATCTGCGGGGTCTGCCCGACTGCCCATCACCTGGCAGCAACCAACGCCCTGGACAACGCTGCCGGCGTGGAGCCGCCACCGGCGGCGAAACTGCTGCGGGAGCTGATGTACATGGGCCACCTGATCCATTCCCACTGCCTTTCCCTCTTCGTGCTGCAGGGGCCGGACCTGGTGCTGGGGCTCGATGCCGATCCCGCCATCCGCAACGTGGTCGGCGTGGTCCAGGCCGTTCCGGAGATCGCCAAAAAGGCGCTTGAGTGCCGGTCCATCGGCCAGAAGATCAACGAACTGGTTGGCGGGCGGGGAACCCATCCGGTCACCTCGGTGGCGGGGGGGATCGCCTTTGTCCTGGACGGGGAAAAGGAGCGGCAGCTGAAGGAATGGACGGACCGGGCCCTGCTGCTGGTGCGCGAACTGGCTCCGGTGGTCAAGGGCTTGCTCATGAAGCAGCTCGATACCCATCCGGCCATGCTTGCCGACTGGGTGGTGCCTGCCTGGAGCCTGGGGACGGTGCAGCAAGACGGCACCACCGCCCTGACGGGGGGTGAGCTGCGGGCCGTGGATGCGGACGGGAACAATCTCCTGCAGTTTCCGGTCTCAGACTATCACCAGTACCTCTCCGAGAGCGTGGTAGAATGGTCCTACATGAAACAGGTGGCAATCGTCCGGGACGGAGAGCACCACGATTACCGCGTCGGCCCCCTTGCCAGGCTCAATGTCATCGACCGTTACGGGACCGAGGAGGCCGACCGGGAGCGGGAGCTGTTCGTCAGCCAGTTCAGCCGGCCCTGCCATGCCAATGCCCTGCAGCCCTATGCCCGGCTCATCGAACTTCTGTATGCGGCCGAAAGGGCACGGGAGATCCTGGCCGATCCGGCCATCCATGGCGAGACCAGGGTCCCGGTCCGCTTTCCCGGCGGCAGGGGGGTCGGGCATGTGGAGGCGCCCCGCGGCACCCTGTTCCATGACTACGAGATCGACGAGAATGGCGTGGTGCGGGCCGCCAACCTGATCGTGGCGACGCAGCAGAATTATTCCCTGATCAACAGGATGGTTGCCCAGGCGGCAACGTCCCACGTCATCAACCGTCCGGACGACCAGGCACTGCTCAATGCCGTGGAGTTCGGCATCCGCTGTTACGACCCCTGCCTCTCCTGTGCCACCCATGCCTTCGGCACCATGCCGCTGGAGATTGTCGTGACCAGGACTGGCGAGCCTGAGCAACGGATTCGGAGGGGATGCTGATGGTCGAGATTCAGGTTCACGAAGAGGGGTGTCGCGGTTGCCGGATGTGCGTCGATATTTGCCCGACAACGGTGTTCGAGTACGACGAGGAAAAGCGGGTCTGCGTGGTCAGTCACCAGGAAGACTGCATCGCCTGTCTCTCCTGCGCCTACCTCTGTCCGTCCGGTGCCCTGACCCATGCCAACTTTCACACCGTCAAGAATTTCTACCGGGATCTTGCATTCTGCGAAAAGATGGAGAGGTTCCTATGACCGGCGAACAGAGGGAAGAGGCAACCCTGCAGGATCATCACGCAGCCTTTGCCGAGATCGGCTTTCTGCTCGACATCTTCACCACGACCATCGACAACATCATGGGGGGGGCGACCGCACCGGTGGGACGGATTGCCGGCAGGGCCATGGCGAACAAGCTGCCGTTTCGCCTGGGAAACCCGTCCATCGACGAGGCGGTCGGGACGCTTGCCGAGCGGATGCAGGCAGGGTTCGGCTTCGCGCTCTCCGGTAACGGTGCCGACCGGCAGCTGGCCTTTGACCGCTGTGTCCTTCGGGACATCTGCCGCCAGCGGGGTCAGCAGCCGGGCGGTCCGATGTGCCGGCTCTTTCATGCCTATTTCGATGGCATCGTCAACGAGCTGATCTGCCGGCCGGTGAAGTCGGAGATCAGCGAAAGCGGGGAACAGTGCCTGGTGAAGATCGCGACGAAATGACCGGAACCGGGCGTCATGAAATACTGGTCGTCTGTATCGGCAACGAGATGGTGGCCGATGACGCCGTGGGCTATGAGGTCCATGCCCGCCTGCAGGAGGCCGATCTCCCCGCAGGGACGCGACTCGCATATGTGGGGGTCGGCGGCATAGCGATCCTGGACATGCTGGAAGGGACCGAACAGGCGCTGGTCGTCGTCGATGCCGTGCAGTTCGGTGCGGCGCCCGGAACGGTGCACCAGCTCAACTGGGAGGAGATCCCGCTTGCCGGCCCGTCGGCGATCTCGGCCCACGGCATCGGCATCCGGGAAGCGATAGCAGTGGGCAACGTGCTCTTTCCCGAGAGAATTCCGCCGCAGATTTTTCTGATCGGTATCGAAGGGCGCTGTTTCGATCTGCCGCGGCATGCCATGTCCGCGGAGGTCGAGGCAGCCATAGATGTTGCGGTGCAGGCCATAACCGGGAAGCTACGGTTGATCCATGGAGGGGGCTGAAATGAAGAAGGAGAAACCAGGAAATCAGACCGTTCATACTGAGATCCAGCGTCTTGCCGAGGCGATGTTGCAGGGGAAGCTGACGGAGCGGGGCAACCCCGTGCTCTTCAAGGGAGCGGATGCGGAGCTGATCGAGCTGGTGAACAGGATGCTCGACAGCCTGGTGTCGCCGCTTCGGCTTGCTGCAGGCTCCATCGACGAGATTGCCCACGGCCGGATTCCGCCGTTCGTCATCGACGATTACCAGGGAGAGTTCAACGAGCTGAAAGTGAACCTGAACACGCTCCTGGCCACCCTCTACGGGCTCGACCGGGAAACCAGGAACCTGGTGGGAAAGATCGGCGAGGGCCGGCTGCGCACCAGGGGGAACGACTGGGACTTCAACGGGATATGGCAGGACCTGATCGCCGGGGTCAACAACACCCTGGATGCCATGACCGACCCGGTCCAAGAGGCGAGCGACGTGCTGAGCCGGCTGGCCGATTACGACCTGAGCGCACGGATGTCGGGCCGGTACCATGGCGACCATGCCACGATCAAGAAGGCGATGAACTGCACTGCCGAGTCCCTTCACTCGGCCGTTTCCCAGGTTGCGGAGACGGTGGAGCTGGTTTCCTCCGTCGGCAGCCGGATCACCCACAGCAGCCAGATGGTTTCACAGGGGGCTACCGAACAGGAGCGCCAGCTGGCCGAGACCTCGACAAACCTCTCCCGGATCTCGGAAAGCTCCAAGAAGAGTGCCGAGAGCACATCCGATGCCCAGTTCAATGCGAAAAAGGCGAGCGAGTCGATCTCCACGGCAAAGGAGGCCATGGACCAGATGCTGGCGGCGATGGATGAGATCCGTTCGTCGGCGGACAACACGGCCGTCATCATCCAGGAGATCGATGCCATTGCCAAGGAAACCGATTCCCTGTCGGCCAGCGCCGCCAACAAGGCAACCCGGGTCCGTTCGTCGGCCGGCGGTTTCGGGGTGGTTGCTTCCGAGATCCGCAACCTGTCGGTGCGCTGTGAGGATGCGGTTACCCGCCTGGACGAATTCCGCGGCAGTATCCAGTTCGACACGGGCAGCAGTGCCGGCGAAGCGGAAAAGCTCACCAACGAGTTTCAGTACCTCATCGACGATCTCTCCAATATTGCCATGCTCTCGAACCTCTTGGGGGTGAATGCCGCCATCGAGGCTGCTCATGTGGAAGGAGCCGGTAACGACTTCGAGATCCTCACGGACGAGATCCGCCAGCTTGCCAAACGCTCCACCGATGCCGCAAAAAGGACCGAGACCCTGATCCAGAGTTCCGTGCAGCTGGCGCGCAAGGGTGGGGAGCTCAGCAGCAGCATCGACGGCTATCTCAAGGGGGCGGTCGAGGGGGCACGTTCCATCGGCGATCTCACCGAAGCGATCTCGCTGGCATCACGGGAACAGGCCCAGGGGCTGATTCAGATCGATCAGGCCGTTGCCCAGATCAATGACGTGACACGCCAGAATGCCGCCAGTGCCCATGAATCGTCGGATGCGGCAAAGAACCTGGAGCAGCAGGTGAGGAAACTTTCGACCATGGTCAGCAAGTTCCGCCTGGAAGGTGCCGCTGCCTGACCCGTAGTGGTTTGCAACCCGGCGTGCGGTTCTTCGCACGCCGTCTGTTTCCCCACTGTGCAGTTCAATTCCGCCAAACATGCCGCGGTTGCAGGGCAAGGAGCCCCAGTCCTGCGAACAGCAGAACCATGCCCGATATGCCCCCCAACGTCAGCTTTTCGCCCAGCACGGTTATTCCCAACAGACTGGCGGTCAGCGGTTCGGCCAGGGAAAGGGTGACGGCGGTGGCGACCGGGATGGTGGCAAGACCCCGGCTGAACAGGGAGTAGGAGAGCGCAGTGGCAATGGCGCCCAGATGCAGGGCCACCAGGAGCCCTGTCGGTTCCAGGAGCCAGGAGAGCTGCGAAGCGAACAGGAGCGGAGAGAGCAGCAGCGCGCCTCCGCAGAAGACGGCCGCCATGACCGTATCGGGATGGCGGTCCGGCAGGATCTCTTTGATCGCCAGGGTGTAGAGGGAATAGGATGCGCCGGCGCAGAGGGCGAGGAGGATGCCGGTGAGGTTGACCCGGACCTCTCCCCCCGCGCCGGTGAGGAGAGTGCAGCCGATGATCGCCAGGATGGTGGCGACGAGCCAGCGGGTTCCGGGAAATCCCTTGCGCAGCACGATGGCAAGTATTCCGGCAATGACCGGCGAGCTGCCGATTGCCACCATGGTGCCGACGGCAACGCCGGTACGCGCCACTGCGGCAAAGAAGGAGAGCTGGTAGGCGGCAACGAAAAGAGCTGCCCCGGCAGTGGGAACCAACGGCCAGGAGCGGCCCCCTTTCCAGTCGCCGCGAAGCAGAGTGAGGCCCAGGAGGAGAGAGCCGCCGAGTGCCAGCCGCAAGGCTCCCACCGATGCCGGAGTGGCTCCGATCGGTGCGAGTGCCTGGCTGGTGCCGGTGGTTCCCCAGAGTACGGCAGCGGCCAGGACCAGTCCCACGCCGTTGGCTCTACTGGATGAACCATGTACATTCAATGGGTTATGCTCCTCTCTGGCGGTGTCAGGAGGCTGCGTTCGTCCCACCCCAAGTCCGCGTAGACTACCACAAAAGGGCATGGCAGGGAATACTGGATACAAATCCGCACCAATCAATAAAGTAACTGACGCATCTGTCGATATGTACTGTAACCACAGCCTTCCGGAAGGGGTTCGGTATGCAAGACCTCGAGACAGTCTTTACCACCGGGACAAAGCTCTCCGTATCGGTGAATGCGCCGTGCGGCTATACCCTGATCGAAGGTGCCGTTGTGGCAAGTGTTTCCAACTGCTACCTGAAGATCGTCTTTCCGGCCGCAACCAATCCGAAGATGGATCACATACCCACCGGCACGCAGGTTTCCCTGATGACGGAGACCGCCGAGAGCGTCTTTGCCTTCAATGGCCTCATCAGCAGTCACGATGAACGGCCCTTTATCTGGATCAAGGTGCTGGAACAGTTGCCGGCCATGGAAAAACGCCGGCACCAGCGCATTTCGATGCAACTCCCAATGTATTGCTCGGTGGTGGACGGTTCCGGTTCCATGCGGGTCATTTATGACGGCAAGAAAAGCACGAGCGACTACGCGCCGGCCGACCTGTCGCTGAGTGCGGGAGGATTCAAGCTGAAAACGCCGTTCCCGGTGGAGAGCGATACCATGGCCATTGTGGTATTCTTCTCGCCAGATGAGTCGGAATGGGTAGTGCCGGTATTTTCCCGGGCCATCTATTCCCATCCTGCCCCGGCCAGCGAAAATTACCTGACCGGTTTCAGGTTCTCGCTGATCAGCAGCACGGACCGGAGGAAGATCGACACGTTGGTCAATACGGTGCTGACAACCAATGAGCCGAGGTACAAGGCGCGCAAACTGCCGTCGTGCCTGGCGCGGATCAGAAGCCTCGCCTGAAGCAGGTCGGGGCAGAACTGCAGGGCCATCTTCGTCACGGGAGATGGCCTTTTTTCGTTTTGGCCCGAAGTTGCCAGGCAGCTGATCGTTGCCGGCGCAGGGGGATGTCGGACTAGCGGCTGTCGAGCATGTAGCTGACCGGCACCTCGATGGAGAGCTCGTTGCCTTCGATTGCCGCAGGCAACGGCGGGAACCGTTCAATCCGCGATATGGTCTGTAAGGTGGCCCGGTCCAGCAACCCCCTGCCGGAGGACTGCACTACCTCGGTGCGCCTGATGCCTCCGTCACGGCCGAGGATGAAGCGCACTCTGACGGTTCCCTCCATCCTCCCCTTGCGAGCCATGAGAGGGTATTCTTTCCTCTGGTCGATCATCCCGCGAATGACGGCGAGATAAGCCGAATGCGCCGATGCCCTGAGATGAGCGGATGCCGATGCTGTACGGGCCGTTGCCGTTTGGGCGGCAGCGGGCTGTGCCGGGGTTTCGGGGCGTGCGGTCTGGAGGGGCGCCGTGGTCGCCACCGGACGGACAGCGGGAGCAGGTTGCGCGGTCGCTGCCGGCGCTGCAGATGTTGAGGGTGTTGCCGGTGCCGGGATGAAGGCCTGCTTCTCCCGGACCTGCGGCACGGGACGGGGGAGCGGGGGGGTAACTGAGGGCAGCACCGTTTGCGGCTTCATGACGGGTCGTGGCAGGGGAGGGGGCAGCCTGCGGCTGCTGGGGGGGGAAGGTTCTTCGGCCGGTTGTTCCGGTTGTGGCCGAGTTGATTCTGGTTCCCTGAGTTCGATGGTAATGATCTGTGCCTGGTGCCGCAGGATGGATTTTACCTCCATGAACGTGAACAGCTCCGCTCCTGCCAGGTGCAGGCAGAGGGAAACGACCGCGAACATCAGGAACGTCTGACGGGGCGGGTCGGCGGGGATAAAGGAGCCTGGTTCCTGCAGCATGGGGTTATCCTCCGGCAGAGGTCCGGAAACGGTTGTGCCGCTTCCGGACCTCTGCCGGTGTCAGAATGTGTAAGCCAGGGTCAGATAGAAATTTCTGCCGTTTTCCGGGACCTTGACGCCGACGCCGCTGGCAAACGGGTCGCGCAGGTAGGAGAGGTGGCTGAGATAGTACTTGTCCAGCAGGTTGTTCACCCCTCCGTAGACCGACAGGGCCTTGTACTGAACGCCGGCTTTCAGGTCGGTTGTGGCCCAGCCGGCGGTCTGCTGCTCATTGAGGCCGGAATCGACCCTGTCCTGTCTCCTGGCCAGGTTCTCGGCAACCTCGAAGAACCAGGTGCCATTGTCGTAGCGAACTGCCATGGTCCCGCGCAGGGGGGGGATCTCGGACAGGGGGCGGTTGCCGTCCTTGTTTTCACCCTCGGTGTAGGAGAGCGACCCCCTGATGAACAGATCGTACGGCAGGGAAACCTGGCTTCCCAGTTCCGCGCCCCACATGCTGGCATCGATGTTCTGGTAACTTTTGAGCGTTGTAGAGGCGCTGTAGAAGTTCACGTAATCCTGCAGGTCGCTGTAAAACACCGAGGCATTGACGTAGAACCGCTCTACTGCGTACTTGACACCCAGGTCGGCCTGGTGGTTGACGGTCGCCTTGAGGTTGGGATTGCCGCGCCAGGTGACTTGCGGGGCCGTGGCCGGCACATCGATGTAGAGCTCTTCCGGGTCGGGCACCCTGGTGCCCCGTCCCAAGCCGACAAAAAACTCCAGTCCGGTGACGGGGATATAGGTCAGCTGCAGGTTGGCGCTCATCTCGC
Coding sequences within:
- a CDS encoding Ni/Fe hydrogenase subunit alpha, which translates into the protein MNRIITIDPVTRIEGHARVFLKIGNDGGLESAGLVVNELRGFERILTGMDADRMPLITARICGVCPTAHHLAATNALDNAAGVEPPPAAKLLRELMYMGHLIHSHCLSLFVLQGPDLVLGLDADPAIRNVVGVVQAVPEIAKKALECRSIGQKINELVGGRGTHPVTSVAGGIAFVLDGEKERQLKEWTDRALLLVRELAPVVKGLLMKQLDTHPAMLADWVVPAWSLGTVQQDGTTALTGGELRAVDADGNNLLQFPVSDYHQYLSESVVEWSYMKQVAIVRDGEHHDYRVGPLARLNVIDRYGTEEADRERELFVSQFSRPCHANALQPYARLIELLYAAERAREILADPAIHGETRVPVRFPGGRGVGHVEAPRGTLFHDYEIDENGVVRAANLIVATQQNYSLINRMVAQAATSHVINRPDDQALLNAVEFGIRCYDPCLSCATHAFGTMPLEIVVTRTGEPEQRIRRGC
- a CDS encoding 4Fe-4S dicluster domain-containing protein codes for the protein MVEIQVHEEGCRGCRMCVDICPTTVFEYDEEKRVCVVSHQEDCIACLSCAYLCPSGALTHANFHTVKNFYRDLAFCEKMERFL
- a CDS encoding hydrogenase maturation protease yields the protein MVVCIGNEMVADDAVGYEVHARLQEADLPAGTRLAYVGVGGIAILDMLEGTEQALVVVDAVQFGAAPGTVHQLNWEEIPLAGPSAISAHGIGIREAIAVGNVLFPERIPPQIFLIGIEGRCFDLPRHAMSAEVEAAIDVAVQAITGKLRLIHGGG
- a CDS encoding methyl-accepting chemotaxis protein — translated: MKKEKPGNQTVHTEIQRLAEAMLQGKLTERGNPVLFKGADAELIELVNRMLDSLVSPLRLAAGSIDEIAHGRIPPFVIDDYQGEFNELKVNLNTLLATLYGLDRETRNLVGKIGEGRLRTRGNDWDFNGIWQDLIAGVNNTLDAMTDPVQEASDVLSRLADYDLSARMSGRYHGDHATIKKAMNCTAESLHSAVSQVAETVELVSSVGSRITHSSQMVSQGATEQERQLAETSTNLSRISESSKKSAESTSDAQFNAKKASESISTAKEAMDQMLAAMDEIRSSADNTAVIIQEIDAIAKETDSLSASAANKATRVRSSAGGFGVVASEIRNLSVRCEDAVTRLDEFRGSIQFDTGSSAGEAEKLTNEFQYLIDDLSNIAMLSNLLGVNAAIEAAHVEGAGNDFEILTDEIRQLAKRSTDAAKRTETLIQSSVQLARKGGELSSSIDGYLKGAVEGARSIGDLTEAISLASREQAQGLIQIDQAVAQINDVTRQNAASAHESSDAAKNLEQQVRKLSTMVSKFRLEGAAA
- a CDS encoding EamA family transporter, which codes for MPFCGSLRGLGVGRTQPPDTAREEHNPLNVHGSSSRANGVGLVLAAAVLWGTTGTSQALAPIGATPASVGALRLALGGSLLLGLTLLRGDWKGGRSWPLVPTAGAALFVAAYQLSFFAAVARTGVAVGTMVAIGSSPVIAGILAIVLRKGFPGTRWLVATILAIIGCTLLTGAGGEVRVNLTGILLALCAGASYSLYTLAIKEILPDRHPDTVMAAVFCGGALLLSPLLFASQLSWLLEPTGLLVALHLGAIATALSYSLFSRGLATIPVATAVTLSLAEPLTASLLGITVLGEKLTLGGISGMVLLFAGLGLLALQPRHVWRN
- a CDS encoding TonB family protein translates to MLQEPGSFIPADPPRQTFLMFAVVSLCLHLAGAELFTFMEVKSILRHQAQIITIELREPESTRPQPEQPAEEPSPPSSRRLPPPLPRPVMKPQTVLPSVTPPLPRPVPQVREKQAFIPAPATPSTSAAPAATAQPAPAVRPVATTAPLQTARPETPAQPAAAQTATARTASASAHLRASAHSAYLAVIRGMIDQRKEYPLMARKGRMEGTVRVRFILGRDGGIRRTEVVQSSGRGLLDRATLQTISRIERFPPLPAAIEGNELSIEVPVSYMLDSR